TTCTTCCAGGCACGGTACGGATGGGTCCTCACCCTCGGCGTGATCTTCACCGCAGCGCTGGTGGGCCAGGACAAGGTCCCGATGGCCGTGTTCGCGGCGCTCGTGACACTCGTCGCGTGCACCGTGGTCTTCCTGCGGGTCGATCGTTCTCGGATGCGGGAACTGGGCCGACAGGGGTGATGACATGACTGCCGGTTCGACGAACGAATCGCGCATCACCTTCGAGGCACTGACCAAGCGCTACGGCGCTCGCACCGTCCTCGACGGTTTCGACGTCGGGGTCCGGCCCGGTTCGGTGACGGCCTTGCTCGGCCCGAACGGGTCGGGCAAGACCACCGCGCTGCGCGTGCTGCTCGGTCTCGAGCGGGCCACCAGCGGCCGCGCGCTGATCGGCGGTCGCGAGTACCGCACGCTCGACCATCCGGTACAACGGATCGGAGCCCTGCTGGACGCGTCCTGGGTGCACCCCAGGCGGTCGGCCGGCGATCACCTGGCCTGGATCGCCCGGGCGTCCGGCATCGCGACCGACAACGTCACCCGAGCGCTCGCCGAGGTGGGCCTGAGCGGTGTCGCCGACCAGTCGGCCGGCACTTTCTCCCTGGGCATGCGGCAACGGTTGGGCATCGCCGCGACCATTCTCGGCGACCCGCGAGTGCTCGTCTTCGACGAACCGCTCAACGGCCTCGACCAGGAGGGGGTGCACTGGGTGCGCGACTTCTTCGCGCGGCAGACCGAGCAGGGACGCACCGTGCTGCTGTCGACCCACATGCTGCAGGAGGTGGAGCACACTGCCGACCGCATCATCGTGCTCGGCCAGGGCACGGTGCTGTACGAGGGACCGACCGACGGTCTGGAGTCGGGCGAATCGGCCGTCGAGATCGGGGTGCGCGAGCATCCGGACGCCGACGAGTTGGTCCACCGCCTGGCCGCCGACCACGGCTGGCGCGTCGAGCCGTTGCCCGCCGGCACGGGTGGACCCGGCTACCTGCTGCGCGGCGCGCAGGTCGAGCAGGTCACCACCGCCCTGGCCGACACCCCGCTGATCCTGCGCCGAGTGCAGGAGAGCGGTTCGTTGGAGCAGTTGTACGGACGACTCACCGCCACTCGAGCCGACTACATCGGCCGCTGAGGAAGGAGCGAGCAGATGAACACCGTGTTCTCGAACGCCGCGAACATCGCCCGCGCGGAGTGGACCAAGTGGCGCAGCATCGGGATCCCGTTGCGTTACGGGTCCGCCGCGGTGGGGTTGTCGATTCTCATCACCACCCTGATCGGCCTGGCGATGAACCAGGCCAACACCTATTGCGAGCAGCCCGGCAAGAGTTGTTCGAAACCGCCGATGGCGCCCTCGGAGAGCATCGTCACCGCCGGCATCCTCGGCGACGGGACGCCGGGTGCCGGTCTGATCACGTTGATGCTGCTCGGTGCCACCACCGTGCTGGTCGAGTACCGCTACGGGACGCTGGGCACGGCCTTCCTGGCGACCCCGCACCGCGGCCGGCTGATGGCGGTCAAGTCGTTGCTGGTCGGCGCACTGGCGTTCGTGCTGGCGTTCGTCAGCGCGGTGACCTCCGGGCTGGTGTTCGTCGCTGTGTCCGGCAGCGCGGGAGACAAGATCTCGCCCCTGTCGGCGCAGACTCTCGCGATCTGCCTGCGGACGGCGCTGGTGGTCGGTCTGGCCGCCGCGGCCGCGGTGGCGCTGGCCACCGTGGTGCGCAACGCAATGGCGGTGGTCGCGGTGATCGTCCTGTGGCCGCTGGTGCTGGAGCCGTTGCTGCCCTCGATGCTACCTGGTGGCAGTGAGCGGATCGCCGCGCTGCTGCCGTTCGCGAACGCTCGGCATTACGTCGGGCTGAGCGACCAGGGCATCGACTTCACTTGGGGCGCAAGCGGTTCGGGGATCTACTTCACCGCTTTGATGCTCGCCGCCGCGATGGTGGGCACCTGGTACGTGCGCCGGGTCAACATCAGGTGAGCGGTCGGACGCAGGCGACGCGCGCTCAGATGAAGCCGCGTCGCCTGGCCGCTCGTGCCGCCTCGGTGCGCGAGGTCGCCTGCATCTTGGTCATCGCACTGGACAGGTAGTTGCGGACGGTGCCGCTGGACAGGAACAGCTCCTCGGCGATCTGCGTGGTTCGCAGCCCTTGGTGCACCAGGCGAAGCGTGTCGCGCTCCCGGTCGGTGAGCGGGTTGGGGCCGGCGACCAGCGCCTCGGCCGCGATCGCCGGGTCGAGCACCACTCCGCCGCCGGCCACCGTGTGGATCGCCTCAACGAGTTGCTCGGCGGTAGAGGTCTTGGGCAGGTAGGCCGAGCTCCCGGCCGCCAGCGCCGTCGCCAGGTGTCCGCTGCGGGGGATCGAGGTCAGCAGCATCACCTTGCAGTCGGGCAGCGCCTGACGCAGTTGCCTGCAGGCCTCGATGCCGGTCAGGCCGGGCATCACGACGTCGAGCAGCGCGATGTCGGGGCGATGCTCGCGAGCCGCTTCGACGACTCGGTCGCCGCGGTTGACGCGGGCCACCACTTCGAACTCCGGCTCGGTGTTGAGCAGCGCGACGAACGCCTCTGCAACCAGATCCAGGTCCTCGGCGATCAACAGTTTCAACACGGCATGCCCTTCTCAGCAAGGTCCGACCCGGTCCGACCCGTCGATTATCGGGGGTCGGACGCGCTCGCCGCCGTCACGGGTCCCTACCCGCCGGTCGGGAAGCGAACCGTCACGCGATACCGGCCATCGGACAGAGGACCGGCGTCCAGGTGAGCACCCATGGGCCTCAGCGATTCTCGCCACCGCCGGTGACCGGTGCCGGCGTCCGACGCCGGAGCGGATGCACGCACCCCGTCGTTGGTGATCGCCAGCACCGTCTCACTGTCCGAACGACGCACCGCGATGACGCAGCGGGTCGGGTCGGCGTGCTTGAGCAGGTTCGTCATCGCCTCGCGCAGCACGAGCGCGGCCGCGTCGGATATCTCGCGTTCGGGGATGTCGTCGATGCTGAGGATGAGGTTGACCCCGAGCCGGTCACACACCTCCCGCACCGCCAGCAGTTCCTCGGGGAACGAGGTCTGCTGCGCCTCGAAGGTGAGCCGTCCCAGTTGCTCCCGGCCGTCGCCGAGGATGCCGCCGACCTCCTGCAACTCGCCATCGAGGGCGGCGTCCCGCACGTGGGTACGGGCGGCATCGAGGTGATGCTGGGCGGTGGCGAACGTGCGGCCGAGCAGGGAACGCACCTGATGACCCAGCCGCAGGCGTTCCTCCTGCATGCGCTCCTCGAGCAGTTCGCCGCGGGCGTCGTGCAACTCCTCGGTGGTCTGCGCGGTGAGTTCCAACAGGCACAGCACCACGGCGACCAGCAGCGATTGACCGATCGCGATGATGATCGCGAACGGACCCTCGTCCCCGGCCCGGCCGGTGGTGCTCAGGATCCACCCGATCACGATGAGCGTGAACGACCAACGGGCGGGCAGGGACAGCAGCAGCACCGTGGTGCCGGTGATCGTGCGGACGTCGACGGACTCGGGGGAGGCCAGGATGCCGAAACCCAGCAACGCGACACCGAGCACCGGACCCACCCAGGCCGGGCACCGGCGGCGCAGCATCAGCCACGCGCCGAACGCCACCGCGCACAGGCCGTTGATCGCCAGATCGGCACCGACCGGGCTGAGCCGAGCGGCCAGCAGGCCGACGATGAGGATGGCCAGCACCCGCGGCACGAGCGGACCGTCGAGGACGGTGCGTTCGTCCGCCCGGGCCATCGCGGCGGTCAGGTGCCCGGCGCCGGTGGACTGTCCGGGGGTCGGGGTCACGACGTGCCCTCCCGCCGGTCGGGCAACTCGAGTCGCAGTTCGCGGTACGCGCCGTCGTCGATCACCGTGGCCCGCGCGTCCGACCGGCGCAGGGCCTCCCGGACCCGCGCCGGCAGTGCCTGATCCTGCTCCAGGGGGGCGGTGCCGTCGTGCCGGATCGTGATGATCGTCGCGTCGTCCTGCCGGGTGCCGGTGACCTCGATGAAACCCGCCCGGCTGTGCGCCAGGGCGAAGGTCACCGTCTCGCGCACCACCAGCCCGGCAGTCGTCGCGTGCTCGGGGCCAGGGGTCACCCGCGGATCGATCAGGAAGCGGATGCCGACCCGGTCGCACAGCACCCGGGCGACCTCGATCTCGTCGTGCCAGTCGGACAGCGTCGCAGACGCGGTCAGCGCCCGCACCTGTTCCTGCCCGCTGCGCAACGCGTCCTGGACGGCGAGGAGTTCGCGCCGGGCGTGTGACTGTGCAAGTGATGGTGAGTCCGTTTGGGTGTCCGGCAATGTCCGCAGCATGGTCTGGGTGCGCAGCGCCGCCGTGACCAGGGTGCGTCCCATGATGTCGTGCAGATCGCGATTGACGCGCTCGCGTTCCTGGTCGATGCGGTGCCGCGCGAGCTGCTCGCGGGCCCGCTCGAGTCGGTCGAGCGTGACGGCGAAGTGGGTGAGGGTGGCGAAGATGACGGCCATCACGACAATCTCGGCGAGCGCGTTGGTCACCGGCACCTGCGAAGAGCGGCCACCGCTGCGGTACAGCGCCACGAACAGTGCTGCGCCCCACACCCACACGATCGCCGCGCGCGCTCGTCCGAAGGCGGCGAGTGCGGCTGCGAGGCCGAAGGCCGGTGCGGCGTTCGGGGTGGCCCAGGCGGCGGGCAGCAGGCCGAGGCCGAGCAGTGTGTAAATGAAGCCGCTGCGGGTGATCCCGCGGAACAACAGCCACTGGGTGCGCGCGAAGCCGGCCGCGCAGGCCGCCAGCGCGATCAGGCCACCGATCTGTCCGGCCAGCGCCGTTCCACCGGACGGCGGGTTGTCGGACAGACGCTGGACGGCGGTGAACACCACGAGCGCGGCGGACGCCACCCAACTGCCGAGCAGCACGTTGCGTCCGCTCAGGCGCAGGGCCCCGACGTGCAAACGGTCGGTCGCCCCTGCGGGATCCGCAGCGGCGACCGACGGTGTGGTCGAGGAGGTGCTCAGTGGTCCCTCGCGGTCAGCACCCGAAGATGAACAACGACAAAGACCCCACGGGAGCCGTGAGATCGGTGTCGCCACTCTCGTCGTCGGTGTGCAGCTGTCGCATGTCCTGAACGTTCATCAGGTTCTTCCTCTCGGTGTGGCGGTGCCGACCCTCCCGGTCGGTACCCGCCTGTGGAAAGTGCGTGTCTCGATTCAACCCGAGGCCGGGCCCGTGCGGGGAGTGTCAGGTCGCACTATTGCGATATGACACCCGTCATGGGCCGGTATGACAGTCCGCGTCGGTGGCTCGGGGCAGGTGCAACACGCGGCGCAGTCCGGCAAGACCGTCCTGGTCACTACCGAGCGCCAGGGCCAGTCCGGCGCTGCCCGAGGCGAGGTCGTCGCTGCAGCGCAGCCGGCCGGCGCCGAGCACCGACCAGCCGGCCGATGTGGGGGTGCAGTGCCAGGTGGCACGCCCGGCGGCCTGCCGGGACGACGTCAGGTCGCCGGCGATGGACAACGCCAGCACGTGGCCGGCCAGCCCGTCCATCAGTCCCGCCACCGGCGAGGCCACCCTGGTCATGCCCCGGACGATCTGCTCGAACGCCGGACGCTCGATGTCCTGTGCCGCGGCTGCGGCGAGTGCGTCCAGCGCCACCGCGGCCGCTGCCGAGCCGTGACCCAGGCCGGTGCGAACCCGTCCGGCGGGCAACGCGATCCGGCACCCGTCCTGCTCGACCAGGAGGCTGAGTTCGCGGGAGATCGCGAGGTCGGCCGCGGTCGTGAGATCGCGGCCGAGCAGTTCACCGATCCGCAGCATCGCCAACGCCGCACCCGCCCAGCCGGTGAGCAGGCCGGTCGTCCGGAGGTCGGCGTCGGGCAGGTCGCGCAGCACACCGTCCAGCACGACGTTCGCCTGTGCTCGCAGCCGGGCATCGTCGGTCAGGTGGGCCGTTTCCGCTGCGGCCAGGGCGATTCCGGCACGTCCGCGCGCCCAGGACAGCCCGCGCGGCAGGTCGCCGATGGACGCCAGCCGGACGGCCTCGTCGGGGCGTCCGAGGCGTGCCAGGGTCGCCGCGACCCCGTCGACCCCTTCCCACAATCCCCGGCACGATCGGGCGTGAGCGGGCACGTCGGCGAGCCAGGTGAGGTGTTGCTCGGTGGGGGCGTGGCCGAGGGCGTTCAGCGCGCTCAGCACGCCGGCCGCCCCACTGGCCAGGCTGTGCCCACCCAGCGGCGTCGTGAAGGTCTCGATGCCACCGGGAAACAGTCGATCCTCCCGGGCGGGAGTCGCCCGCCGGATGATCCCTTCGATGAGCCGTGCGCGCCACAGCGGCAGCCGGGACGTGTCGGGTGTGCCGGTGCGTAGTTCGTCCTCGATATCCGGGCGGCGTTGTGCCAGAGGCGAATCAGGTTCATGCAGAGTCAGTGCGATGCGTTCGAGAGCGAACGCGTCCCGCTCGAACGGGTCGCCGCCGCCGCCGACGTAGCCGCTCGTGCCCACCGCGGTGGTCGCGGTGCGGCCCGCCACCGACGCACTCTCCAGGTCGACCACGCGGACCCCGTCCGCCCCTACCACGACGTTGGCCGGTTGCAGGTCGAGGTGAGCGACATCGTGGCGGTGCATGACGGCGACTGCCTCGTGCAGTCCACGCATGACGGTCGTTGCCAGCGCGTCGAATTCAGCCGGTGACGCATCGATATGTCCGGCCGGATGGTGACGACTGATCAGCGTGGCGAGATTCTCGCCGGCGACGTGTTCGAGCACCAGGAACTCGGCGTCGGCGCGCTGCCAATGATCGAGCACTCGGGGTGTGACGCCGGTCTGCTGCAGGTGCCGCAGCACGAGCAGTTCGTGCCGCAGACGGGTTACAGCGTCGACACCGTCCGCGTCCAGCCCGGTGTGCCGGCGGGCCTCCTTGAGCACGACCGGCGTGCCGTCGGCGAGCGTCGCGGTGTAGACCCCTCCGGCGTTGGTGCGGTGCAGCAGTCGCACCTGCTCGATGGGCAGGGGATCCTCCGGGCGGGGCGCGAACACGTCCGCCAGTTCGGGCGGGACGGGGGTGTCGCGGCCACGTTCGCGGTCGTCGTGTTCGGCGCCGTCGCCGGCCGGTCTGCCGGGCACGCTGCGGCCGTCGGCAGCCTCCACCCAGGTCGCTTCGAAAGCGCCATGGCGTAGGCCGATCGGCGCCGTCCGGTGCTGGTGCTCACCCACGAACGTCGGCCCGGTGACACCGTCCAGCGACCGCGCCAGATGGTGGACGAAGTCGGTCAGGTTGCCGGACGGGTAGGCCGTGCCGAGTTTGGTGCTGATGCTGCTCGGCGTGTACTTCAGGTGTGCCGCGCGAACCGACCGAGGACCGCGCAGGATCTTGAACGGCACGTCGTGTTCGATGCACATCTGCGCGAATCGGCGAAGCGCCAGCTCCGCCTCGGTTTCGGACGCAGTGACGTGAACCTTCCAGCCGCTCGCCGGGATCCGCGCGTCGGCCGGGGCGAAGGTCTGCCAGGCGTGTCGGTGCGCAGCGACCCAGCCCGGCGGCAGCATCGGGCCGAGGTCGTAGCACTCCTGTGCGACCGGCCACGGCACGTCGAAGAAATCGGGATCGCTGAGTGCGAAGTACAGGAACCGGTCGTCCATCATTCAGCCGTCCGATCGGTGTGGACGGCACCCCTGCTCCGAGTCTGCACGACCGAACGGTCGGCGTCCCGCGCGGGCAGCGGGCGTGATGTTGGTGCGTGGACCCGTGCTCGACTGCTCGGGGTTGTTGCACCGCGGCAACTGGTTAGTCTCTCCTACGTGAGCAACGCGCGGATCCTGGTCGTCTGCACCGGCAACATCTGCCGGTCCCCGTACATCGAGCGGGTGCTGGCGACCCATCTCGCCGGACGCGGGTACGACGTCGAGAGCGCGGGCACCCGGGCCCTGATCAACCACCCGATCGAGCCGCAGAGCCTGGCCCACCTGCAGGCACTCGGGATCGACGACGGCGGGTTTCGGTCGCGTCAGCTCACCCCGCAGATCGCGGCGGACGCCGACCTCATCCTGACCGCGACCCGTGACCACCGAGCGGACGTCGTGACGCTGCAGCCGAAGGCGCTGAAGTACACGTTCGCGCTGGCCGACTTCAGCCACATGGTCGACGGCATCGCCGCGGTGCCGCCGGCGGAACGGGGCTTCTTCGGTCCCGCGGACGACTCGTTCGTCGGCCGGTTGGTCGACCACGTCGGCAAGCGCCGCACCGACATCCACCCGATCTCGGAGGAGGAGTCGGTGATCGTCGACCCCTTCCGCCGCGATCCCGAGGTGTTCGCCCAGATGGCGGCTCACATCAACCGCGTGATGCCCCCGGTCATCCGCGCCCTCACCCTCGAAAGCTGACCGTCCGAGCTCTCGCCCAACGCCGCGCGGGTCCTCACCTCACAACGGTGACGGCGACGAAGAGCCAACCACAGGCCGCACGGCTCAGATCGTGTAGCTGTGCTCGGTCTCCAGCGCCGACCTCGCTCGTCGTTCGTGCCGCTGCTTGAGCAACGCCCACACGAGCGGACACAGAATGACGGCCGCGCACCCGAGGATCCCGACGACGACCGGCGGCACCTTCAGCATGGTGAGTCCAGTGAGGCTGAGGACGATGACGATGCCGCCGCGCAGCACGGACGGCGCGACCCGGCGGGCGAGCTTGGCACCGAGGTAGGTGCCGGGCGTCCCACCGATGATCAACGGGATCAGCACGCTCCAGTCGATGCCCTGAGCGATGACGTGACTGATCGCCGCGGCCAGCACCAGCGGGACGGCCTGGACGAGGTCGGTGCCGACCAGCTTGCGGGCCGACAGCGTCGGGTAGAGCAGGACGAGCGCGACCATGATCAACGAACCGCTGCCGACGCTGGTGATGCCGACGAGCAGCCCACCGAACGCGCCGACCGCGATCGTGGGTAGTGGACGGATGACGGTCTCGGCGCCGAGGCGGCGTCCGATGTGGCCGGTCATGTCGAGGTAGATGCGGGTGCCGTAACTGATCGCCGCGATGAGCAGCGTGATGCCGATGATCAGCTTGAGCGCGGACTGTTGTGCTTCGTCCTCGCCGAGGAGTCCGACGATCCAGCCGCCCATCAATGCCGTTGGTACTGATCCGATGACGAGGAACTTCACCAGGCGCAGGTCTGGCGATCCGGTGCGCCAATGGACGCCGGCGCCGACGCTCTTGTTCACGGCGGCGGCGACGAGGTCGTTCGCGACGGCGGTGGTCGGGGGCACGCCGAGGAAGATCAGCGCGGGCGTCATCAGCGCGCCGCCGCCCATACCGGTGAGGCCGACGACGATGCCGACGAGGAAGGCCACGGTGAGCAGCTCGGGGAACTGACCACCGAACAGGTCTGTGAGCACCGGACCGGTCACCGATCCAGTTCGGTGACGATGCGCGCGACGGCGTCCGCGACCGCAACCTCACTGGTGTCGATCACCAGGTCGGCGTCCTCGGGTGCTTCGTAGGGAGCGCTGATGCCGGTGAAATCCGGTAGCTCGCCGGCACGAGCCTTGGCGTACAGACCCTTTCGGTCGCGGCGCTCGCATTCGGCCAGGGGAGTGGCGACGTGCACGAGCACCATTCGTGCGCCTGCGTGTTCGACCTTCTGGCGCACCGCCTTGCGGGTGGCGTCGTACGGCGCGATCGGGCACGCGACAACCGCTCCGCCGTGTGCTGCGATTTCGGCGCCGACCCAGCCGATGCGGCGGACGTTGGTGTCGCGGTCCTCGGGGGAGAAGCCGAGTCCCGCGGAGAGTTCGCGGCGCACCTGGTCGCCGTCGAGCAGCGTGACCGACCGGCCGCGGATGATGAGTTCTTCGCGAAGTGCGCGGGCGATGGTCGACTTGCCCGAGCCGGAAAGTCCTGTGAGCAGGATGAATACGCCTGCAGCGGAGGAGGCTTCGTGGTCGCTGATGGTCGACGACGAGTCGGCGTCGAGCGCGCGTTCGAGGAGTTCGCGCCGTTCGGGGTGAGCGTCGAGGTCGACCGGGACGGCGAGGACGCGCAGGTCTTCGCGTTCGCGCGCAGCGGCAATCGCTGATCGGAGAGCGGCGAGCGCGCGGTGTCCCGGCTGGTGGCTCGGCGACATGGGCACGACGAGGAGCGCGCCCGGTTCGGCGAGTTCAGCGATCCGCTCCGAGGCCCCGTCGATCCACCACACGCTGGTCAAGCCCCGCACCGCACCGCTGGTTGAGCCCCGCACCGCACCGCCGGTTGGGCCCTGCGCCGCACCGCTGGTTGAGCCCTGCGAATGAGGAACGAATTCGCAGGTGCCGAAACCAACGGGAGAGTCGACGAGATCCCGACCACCCGTGCTTGCGTTTGCGGCGGGCGTCACCTGGTCTCGATCGCGCTCGGTCGCTAGCGCTCCCTCACTACTCGACCGGCGTTGACCGTACAGCCACGCGAACGGCCGCGAGTCCCCGTCCGCGAACTCGAACTCGCCCTCGACGAACCGAGCAACCACGGCTCCTTCGAGATCGACGACCTCGTCGTCCTGAGCAAAGGAGGGCAACGACACCTCGGACACCGAGCAGAAGCCGTCCCGCACCAACATCAGCTCATCGAGTTCCTCGGCACTCAACCGAACAGCGGTCACGTGGGAAGTCCTTTCGCGGCGGGTCTGCGATGTGGACGCCCCGAGCATCCATCAAAGTTACCGATAACATAACGCGAAGTTTTGGAAGCAAAGTCCAGCACCGAGGAGTGAGACGTGACCGTCGATGCCGAGGCCGCCCGCGCCGCCACCGGTTCGCCAAACCGGCTGACCGAGCTCGACCTGCTCGAGGCGGAGTCGATCCACATCATCCGAGAGGTCGCTGCGGAGTTCGAGAAGCCGGTGTTGTTGTTCTCCGGTGGCAAGGACTCGATCGTCATGCTGCGTTTGGCGGAGAAGGCTTTCTATCCGGCGAAGATCCCGTTCCCGGTGATGCAGGTCGACACCGGTTACGACTTCCCCGAGGTGCTGGCCACCCGCGACCATTGGGTCGACCGCCTCGGCGTCCGGCTGATCGTCGCCTCGGTCGAGCAGGCGATCGCCGACGGCGTCGTGGTCGACGACGGCAAGACCAGTCGCAACCGCCTGCAGATCGGCACGCTGCTCAACGCGATCGAGGAGAACGGCTTCACCGCGGCCTTCGGTGGCGGACGCCGCGACGAGGAGAAGGCCCGTGCGAAGGAACGCATCTACTCCCACCGTGACGACTTCGGCCAGTGGGACCCCAAGAACCAGCGTCCGGAACTCTGGTCGCTCTACAACGGCCGCATCCAGCCGGGGGAGCACATGCGCATCTTCCCGCTGTCCAACTGGACCGAACTCGACATCTGGCACTACATCGCCCGCGAGCAGATCGAGATCCCGTCGATCTACTTCAGCCACCGGCGCCGCGTGTTCGAGCGCGACGGGATGTTGCTGAGCGAGTCGGAGTTCAACCCGTGCAGTGACGGCGAGACGGCGGCCGAGCGCACCGTCCGCTTCCGCACCGTCGGCGACCTGACACTGACCGGGTGTGTCGAGAGCGCGGCGTCCACGCTGGACGAGGTGATCGAGGAGGTCGCGATCGCGCGCGTCACCGAGCGTGGCGCCACCCGGGGAGACGACCGCTTCTCCGAGGCTGCGATGGAAGACCGCAAGAAAGAGGGCTACTTCTGATGGATCTGCTTCGTTTCGCGACGGCCGGCTCGGTGGACGACGGCAAGTCGACGCTCATCGGACGCCTGCTGCTCGACTCCAAGGCGATCTTCGAGGATCAGCTCGAAGCGGTCGAACACACTTCTCGCACCAAGGGATACGACTACACCGATCTCGCGCTCCTGACCGACGGACTGCGGTCGGAACGTGAGCAGGGCATCACGATCGACGTGGCCTACCGCTATTTCGCGACGCCGAAGCGCAAGTTCATCATCGCCGACACCCCGGGGCACGTGGAGTACACGCGCAACATGGTGACCGGTGCGTCGACGGCCGACCTCGGCCTCGTGCTGGTCGACGCGCGGCAGGGGTTGACCGAACAGTCGCGCCGGCACGCGGTGCTGCTGTCGCTGCTGCGGGTGCCGCATGTCGTGCTGGCGGTCAACAAGATGGACCTCGTCGACTTCGACCAGGCCACTTTCGACCGCATCGACGAGGAGTTCACGGCCTTCGCGGCCAAGCTCGACGTGCCGGGCATCCGGGTGATTCCGGTGTCGGCGTTGCAGGGCGACAACGTCGTCGACCGTTCGGCGAACATGCCCTGGTACGAGGGTCCGGCGCTGCTGGAGTACCTCGAGTCGGTCGAGGTGCTGCACGAATCTCGTGACGCCGCAAGGCTACCCGTGCAATACGTGATCCGTCCGAAGTCCGACGAACACCACGACTACCGGGGCTACGCCGGACGCGTCACGGGCGGCACCTTCCGGGTGGGCGACGAGGTCGTGGTGCTGCCGAGCGGGCAGCGCAGCACCGTCGAGGCGATCGACCTGTTCGACAAGTCGCTGGCCGAAGCACCCGACCGACTGTCGGTCACGCTCCGTCTGGCCGACGACGTCGACGTCTCCCGCGGTGACGTGATCGCGCCCGTCGGCGACGCGCCTCAGGTGGTCAAGGACGTGTCCGCGACCGTCTGTTGGATGGCCCCGGAGCCGCTGCGGGTGGGTCAGAAGCTGGCTTTCAAGCACACGACGCGCACCGGGCGGGCCATCGTCCGAGGCCTTGCCCACCAGCTCGACGTCAACACGCTCGAGCCGGTTGGCTCTCCGGAGGCGTTGCAGCTCAACGAGATCGGCGAGGTGTCGCTGCGGCTGTCGCAGCAACTGGTCACCGATACGTA
This is a stretch of genomic DNA from Yimella lutea. It encodes these proteins:
- a CDS encoding sulfite exporter TauE/SafE family protein, whose amino-acid sequence is MTGPVLTDLFGGQFPELLTVAFLVGIVVGLTGMGGGALMTPALIFLGVPPTTAVANDLVAAAVNKSVGAGVHWRTGSPDLRLVKFLVIGSVPTALMGGWIVGLLGEDEAQQSALKLIIGITLLIAAISYGTRIYLDMTGHIGRRLGAETVIRPLPTIAVGAFGGLLVGITSVGSGSLIMVALVLLYPTLSARKLVGTDLVQAVPLVLAAAISHVIAQGIDWSVLIPLIIGGTPGTYLGAKLARRVAPSVLRGGIVIVLSLTGLTMLKVPPVVVGILGCAAVILCPLVWALLKQRHERRARSALETEHSYTI
- a CDS encoding response regulator transcription factor, translated to MLKLLIAEDLDLVAEAFVALLNTEPEFEVVARVNRGDRVVEAAREHRPDIALLDVVMPGLTGIEACRQLRQALPDCKVMLLTSIPRSGHLATALAAGSSAYLPKTSTAEQLVEAIHTVAGGGVVLDPAIAAEALVAGPNPLTDRERDTLRLVHQGLRTTQIAEELFLSSGTVRNYLSSAMTKMQATSRTEAARAARRRGFI
- the cysC gene encoding adenylyl-sulfate kinase; this translates as MTAVRLSAEELDELMLVRDGFCSVSEVSLPSFAQDDEVVDLEGAVVARFVEGEFEFADGDSRPFAWLYGQRRSSSEGALATERDRDQVTPAANASTGGRDLVDSPVGFGTCEFVPHSQGSTSGAAQGPTGGAVRGSTSGAVRGLTSVWWIDGASERIAELAEPGALLVVPMSPSHQPGHRALAALRSAIAAAREREDLRVLAVPVDLDAHPERRELLERALDADSSSTISDHEASSAAGVFILLTGLSGSGKSTIARALREELIIRGRSVTLLDGDQVRRELSAGLGFSPEDRDTNVRRIGWVGAEIAAHGGAVVACPIAPYDATRKAVRQKVEHAGARMVLVHVATPLAECERRDRKGLYAKARAGELPDFTGISAPYEAPEDADLVIDTSEVAVADAVARIVTELDR
- a CDS encoding ABC transporter ATP-binding protein, producing MTAGSTNESRITFEALTKRYGARTVLDGFDVGVRPGSVTALLGPNGSGKTTALRVLLGLERATSGRALIGGREYRTLDHPVQRIGALLDASWVHPRRSAGDHLAWIARASGIATDNVTRALAEVGLSGVADQSAGTFSLGMRQRLGIAATILGDPRVLVFDEPLNGLDQEGVHWVRDFFARQTEQGRTVLLSTHMLQEVEHTADRIIVLGQGTVLYEGPTDGLESGESAVEIGVREHPDADELVHRLAADHGWRVEPLPAGTGGPGYLLRGAQVEQVTTALADTPLILRRVQESGSLEQLYGRLTATRADYIGR
- a CDS encoding protein kinase domain-containing protein, giving the protein MMDDRFLYFALSDPDFFDVPWPVAQECYDLGPMLPPGWVAAHRHAWQTFAPADARIPASGWKVHVTASETEAELALRRFAQMCIEHDVPFKILRGPRSVRAAHLKYTPSSISTKLGTAYPSGNLTDFVHHLARSLDGVTGPTFVGEHQHRTAPIGLRHGAFEATWVEAADGRSVPGRPAGDGAEHDDRERGRDTPVPPELADVFAPRPEDPLPIEQVRLLHRTNAGGVYTATLADGTPVVLKEARRHTGLDADGVDAVTRLRHELLVLRHLQQTGVTPRVLDHWQRADAEFLVLEHVAGENLATLISRHHPAGHIDASPAEFDALATTVMRGLHEAVAVMHRHDVAHLDLQPANVVVGADGVRVVDLESASVAGRTATTAVGTSGYVGGGGDPFERDAFALERIALTLHEPDSPLAQRRPDIEDELRTGTPDTSRLPLWRARLIEGIIRRATPAREDRLFPGGIETFTTPLGGHSLASGAAGVLSALNALGHAPTEQHLTWLADVPAHARSCRGLWEGVDGVAATLARLGRPDEAVRLASIGDLPRGLSWARGRAGIALAAAETAHLTDDARLRAQANVVLDGVLRDLPDADLRTTGLLTGWAGAALAMLRIGELLGRDLTTAADLAISRELSLLVEQDGCRIALPAGRVRTGLGHGSAAAAVALDALAAAAAQDIERPAFEQIVRGMTRVASPVAGLMDGLAGHVLALSIAGDLTSSRQAAGRATWHCTPTSAGWSVLGAGRLRCSDDLASGSAGLALALGSDQDGLAGLRRVLHLPRATDADCHTGP
- a CDS encoding sensor histidine kinase is translated as MHVGALRLSGRNVLLGSWVASAALVVFTAVQRLSDNPPSGGTALAGQIGGLIALAACAAGFARTQWLLFRGITRSGFIYTLLGLGLLPAAWATPNAAPAFGLAAALAAFGRARAAIVWVWGAALFVALYRSGGRSSQVPVTNALAEIVVMAVIFATLTHFAVTLDRLERAREQLARHRIDQERERVNRDLHDIMGRTLVTAALRTQTMLRTLPDTQTDSPSLAQSHARRELLAVQDALRSGQEQVRALTASATLSDWHDEIEVARVLCDRVGIRFLIDPRVTPGPEHATTAGLVVRETVTFALAHSRAGFIEVTGTRQDDATIITIRHDGTAPLEQDQALPARVREALRRSDARATVIDDGAYRELRLELPDRREGTS
- a CDS encoding sensor histidine kinase is translated as MTPTPGQSTGAGHLTAAMARADERTVLDGPLVPRVLAILIVGLLAARLSPVGADLAINGLCAVAFGAWLMLRRRCPAWVGPVLGVALLGFGILASPESVDVRTITGTTVLLLSLPARWSFTLIVIGWILSTTGRAGDEGPFAIIIAIGQSLLVAVVLCLLELTAQTTEELHDARGELLEERMQEERLRLGHQVRSLLGRTFATAQHHLDAARTHVRDAALDGELQEVGGILGDGREQLGRLTFEAQQTSFPEELLAVREVCDRLGVNLILSIDDIPEREISDAAALVLREAMTNLLKHADPTRCVIAVRRSDSETVLAITNDGVRASAPASDAGTGHRRWRESLRPMGAHLDAGPLSDGRYRVTVRFPTGG